From a single Sparus aurata chromosome 13, fSpaAur1.1, whole genome shotgun sequence genomic region:
- the grm5a gene encoding glutamate receptor, metabotropic 5a, translated as MAGGVRRNALCVRLLAVCALLGARLSWPGPEGVGVSAQNNERRVLAHLPGDIIIGALFSVHHQPPADKVHERKCGAVREQYGIQRVEAMMHTLDRINADPNILPNISLGCEIRDSCWHSAVALEQSIEFIRDTLVSNEEEESQGRCTAEAGSLLVQGKKPIVGLIGPGSSSVAIQVQNLLQLFNIPQIAYSATSMDLSDKSLYKYFMRVVPSDMQQARAMVDIVKRYGWSYVSAIHTEGNYGESGMEAFKDMAAKDGICIAHSDKIYSNAGEHNFDKLLQKLRGHLPKARVVACFCEGMTVRGILMAMRRQRLVGEFLLVGSDGWADRYDVTDGYQREAAGGITIKLKSAYVTWFDDYYLNLKPDANLRNPWFPEFWQHRFQCRLRGHPQESVAYNRTCTWRESLRLHYAQDTKMGFVINAIYSMAYGLHAMQESLCPGYKGLCEAMRPIDGRQLLEFLMKTNFTGVSGEAILFDQNGDSPGRYEIMNFKHIGEEEYAYIHVGSWDQGGLKMNDEEIWSNNSDVIQSVCSEPCQKAQIKVIRKGEVSCCWTCTPCKENEFVFDEYTCRACVLGSWPTDDLTGCEPIPVQYVRWGDPEPIAAVVFACLGLMATLFVTSVFIKFWDTPVVKSSSRELCYIILAGICLGYLCTFSLIAKPHIVYCYLQRLGIGLSPAMSYSALVTKTNRIARILAGSKKKICTKKPRFMSACAQLVIAFLLILLQLGIIVALLIIEPPQVIYDYPSIREVHLICNLTTLGVVAPLGYNGLLILSCTFYAFKTRNVPANFNEAKYIAFTMYTTCIIWLAFVPIYFGSNYKIITMCFSVSLSATVALCCMFVPKVYIMLAKPEKNVRSAFTTSTVVRMHVGDAKKAAKSGKPSSSMANLFRRRGSAQENISSNGKSVTWTQNERSYRPNLWKRMSFHVKKKEAVEANQTAIIKPFSKDGDSPADAGVAEQFEEPQASQPFACSPSQSPLPTVSQHAAKAMSFQGGEDGEEAQALPTYVPEHSAGVRRKGGDNSMVDGGDISVIGVGDIGIGMIGQPQGTTIMDQISCVVNRFTANISELNTMMLPGGVAVSPNSAAPQPAEAAPPCPPPYQPPRSRPAPSTVTTYAEVAAVSNFCENQRPAGKIYEHLAGTCVSGRRAKDMEELVALTPPSPFRDSSLSSDGSSLASEAEYDQLLLRHYSQSSSSL; from the exons ATGGCAGGAGGAGTGAGGAGGAACGCattgtgtgtgaggctgctggcTGTGTGTGCACTCCTGGGAGCCCGTCTGAGCTGGCCGGGCCCAGAAGGGGTCGGGGTCAGCGCCCAGAACAATGAGCGGAGGGTTTTAGCACACCTCCCCGGGGACATCATTATAGGGGCTctgttctctgtgcaccaccAACCACCTGCAGACAAG GTCCATGAGAGAAAGTGCGGGGCGGTGCGAGAGCAGTATGGGATCCAGAGGGTGGAGGCCATGATGCACACCCTGGATCGAATCAACGCAGACCCCAACATCCTCCCGAATATCAGCCTGGGCTGCGAGATCAG GGACTCGTGCTGGCACTCTGCGGTGGCGCTGGAGCAGAGTATCGAGTTCATCCGGGACACGCTGGTGTccaatgaggaggaggagagccagggCAGGTGTACGGCCGAGGCAGGGAGCTTGCTGGTGCAGGGGAAGAAGCCCATCGTGGGGCTGATCGGACCGGGATCCAGCTCGGTGGCCATCCAGGTGCAAaacctcctccagctcttcaaCATCCCACAGATTGCTTACTCGGCCACGAGCATGGACCTCAGCGACAag AGCCTGTATAAATATTTCATGAGAGTGGTGCCATCAGATATGCAACAGGCCAGAGCCATGGTGGACATCGTCAAGAGATACGGCTGGAGCTACGTGTCCGCGATACACACAGAGG GTAACTACGGCGAGAGTGGAATGGAGGCATTCAAAGACATGGCGGCGAAGGATGGAATCTGCATCGCCCACTCTGATAAGATCTACAGCAACGCGGGGGAGCACAACTTtgacaagctgctgcagaagctGCGAGGCCACCTGCCCAAGGCCCGGGTGGTGGCCTGCTTCTGCGAGGGCATGACGGTCCGAGGCATACTGATGGCCATGAGGCGGCAGCGTTTGGTGGGGGAGTTCCTGCTGGTCGGAAG TGACGGCTGGGCCGACAGGTACGATGTGACTGATGGCTACCAGAGGGAGGCGGCGGGCGGGATCACTATCAAGCTAAAGTCGGCGTACGTGACCTGGTTCGACGATTACTACCTGAACTTGAAGCCTGACGCCAACCTGAGGAACCCCTGGTTCCCCGAGTTCTGGCAGCACCGCTTCCAGTGCCGGTTGAGGGGTCACCCGCAGGAAAGTGTCGCGTACAACCGCACCTGCACCT GGAGAGAATCTCTGCGCCTCCATTACGCCCAAGACACTAAGATGGGTTTTGTCATAAATGCCATCTACTCCATGGCTTACGGCCTGCACGCCATGCAGGAATCTCTCTGTCCGGGTTATAAG GGTTTGTGTGAAGCCATGCGGCCCATTGACGGGCGGCAGCTGCTGGAGTTCCTCATGAAAACCAACTTCACAGGCGTGTCCGGGGAGGCCATCCTCTTCGACCAGAACGGAGACTCACCTGGCAG GTATGAAATCATGAACTTCAAGCACATAGGCGAGGAGGAGTATGCTTACATCCACGTGGGGAGCTGGGACCAGGGTGGCCTGAAGATGAACGATGAGGAAATCTGGAGTAACAACAGTGACGTCATCCAGTCGGTGTGCTCCGAGCCCTGCCAGAAGGCGCAGATCAAA gTGATCCGTAAAGGGGAAGTAAGCTGCTGTTGGACCTGCACTCCCTGCAAGGAGAACGAGTTTGTGTTCGATGAGTACACTTGCCGAGCCTGTGTCCTCGGCTCGTGGCCCACAGATGACCTCACTG GTTGTGAGCCAATCCCGGTGCAGTATGTGCGCTGGGGGGATCCAGAGCCCATCGCCGCAGTGGTCTTCGCCTGCCTGGGCCTCATGGCGACACTCTTCGTTACCTCTGTCTTCATCAA ATTTTGGGACACCCCTGTGGTCAAGTCATCCAGCCGCGAGCTCTGCTACATCATCCTGGCCGGGATATGTCTGGGCTACCTGTGCACCTTCAGCCTTATCGCCAAGCCCCACATAGTGTACTGCTACCTCCAGCGGCTGGGAATCGGCCTGTCCCCGGCCATGAGCTACTCTGCTCTGGTCACCAAG ACCAACCGTATAGCGCGGATCCTGGCAGGCAGCAAGAAGAAGATCTGCACCAAGAAGCCGCGCTTTATGTCCGCCTGCGCACAATTGGTCATCGCCTTCCTACTCATACTGCTGCAGCTGGGGATCATTGTGGCGCTGCTCATCATAGAGCCACCGCAG GTGATCTATGACTACCCAAGTATCCGCGAGGTACACCTGATCTGCAACCTGACCACTCTGGGGGTGGTGGCGCCTCTGGGCTACAACGGCCTTCTCATCCTCAGCTGCACCTTTTACGCCTTCAAG ACACGTAATGTTCCAGCTAATTTCAACGAGGCCAAGTATATTGCCTTCACCATGTACACCACCTGCATCATCTGGCTGGCCTTTGTCCCTATTTACTTTGGCTCCAACTACAAGATCATAACCATGTGCTTTAGTGTCAGCCTCAGCGCCACCGTGGCTCTCTGCTGCATGTTTGTCCCAAAG GTGTACATCATGCTCGCCAAGCCGGAGAAAAATGTCCGGAGCGCTTTCACAACATCCACGGTGGTGCGCATGCACGTGGGCGATGCCAAGAAAGCTGCCAAGTCTGGAAAACCCTCCAGCAGCATGGCCAACTTATTTCGACGACGTGGGTCAGCGCAGGAAAACATCAG CTCCAATGGGAAATCGGTGACGTGGACCCAGAATGAGCGCAGCTACAGACCAAACCTGTGGAAGAGGATGTCGTTCCACGTCAAGAAAAAGGAGGCAGTCGAGGCTAACCAGACGGCCATCATCAAGCCCTTCTCTAAAGACGGAGATTCACCCGCGGACGCCGGAGTCGCGGAGCAGTTCGAGGAACCACAGGCGTCTCAGCCCTTTGCCTGCTCCCCATCCCAGTCGCCCCTGCCCACAGTCAGCCAGCATGCAGCGAAGGCCATGAGCTTCcagggaggagaggacggagaggaggCGCAGGCTTTACCCACCTACGTACCTGAGCACTCCGCCGGGGTCCGAAGAAAAGGCGGGGACAACAGCATGGTGGACGGTGGGGACATCAGCGTCATAGGGGTGGGCGACATCGGCATAGGGATGATCGGCCAACCTCAGGGCACCACCATCATGGACCAAATCAGCTGCGTGGTTAACCGCTTCACCGCCAACATCAGCGAGCTGAACACCATGATGCTGCCGGGGGGTGTCGCCGTCAGCCCCAACTCCGCCGCCCCTCAGCCCGCAGAAGCCGCCCCCCCCTGCCCGCCTCCGTACCAGCCGCCCAGGAGCAGACCGGCCCCTTCCACGGTCACCACGTACGCGGAGGTGGCGGCCGTCTCCAACTTCTGCGAGAACCAGCGACCAGCAGGTAAGATTTACGAGCACCTGGCGGGGACCTGCGTGAGCGGCAGGCGAGCCAAGGATATGGAGGAGCTGGTGGCCCTGACGCCTCCGTCCCCGTTTAGAGACTCGTCCCTGAGCTCTGATGGCAGCTCCCTGGCCTCCGAGGCTGAGTATGACCAACTGCTGCTGAGACACTACAGCCAGAGCTCCTCGTCTCTCTAA
- the rab38b gene encoding ras-related protein Rab-38b, with product MTNHSSHSNGMQGLRKEHLYKVLVIGDLGVGKTSIIRRYVHQTYSTNYRATIGVDFALKVLNWDSETVRLQLWDIAGQERFGNMTRVYYREAMGAFIVFDVTRHTTFEAVIKWKEDLDSKLMLADGQSIATVLLANKCDQGRELTSNGIKMDQFCKDHGFVGWFETSAKDNLNICEAANFLVKHIMATENDILKSVVPDTISPQLDSNRQMSCSGCFK from the exons ATGACCAATCACTCCTCACACTCCAACGGCATGCAGGGCCTCCGGAAGGAGCACCTGTACAAGGTGCTGGTGATCGGAGACCTGGGCGTCGGGAAGACCTCCATCATCAGGCGGTACGTGCACCAGACCTACTCCACAAACTACCGGGCCACCATCGGAGTGGACTTCGCCCTGAAGGTGCTCAACTGGGACTCTGAGACTGTCCGGCTCCAGCTGTGGGACATAGCAG GTCAGGAACGTTTTGGAAACATGACACGAGTGTACTACCGGGAAGCCATGGGAGCCTTCATAGTGTTCGACGTGACGCGGCACACGACCTTTGAGGCCGTCATCAAGTGGAAAGAGGACCTGGACTCTAAGCTGATGCTGGCCGACGGACAGAGCATCGCCACCGTGCTGCTGGCTAACAAGTGTGACCAGGGCAGGGAGCTGACCAGCAACGGCATCAAAATGGACCAGTTCTGCAAGGACCACGGCTTCGTCGGGTGGTTCGAGACCTCCGCTAAG GACAATCTAAACATCTGTGAAGCTGCGAACTTCCTGGTCAAGCACATCATGGCCACAGAGAACGACATCCTGAAAAGTGTGGTACCGGACACCATCTCACCCCAGCTCGACTCCAACAGGCAGATGAGCTGCTCAGGCTGCTTCAAATAA